The nucleotide sequence gcTAATTTCAATTACTTGAGGCTGTTTGATTTTGAAGAtagttttttgtgttttcattttctagaaaTTGTTTTCATTTCGGTTTCTAGTTTATCGAAAATGTATTTAGTTAGATTCGAATAAAGTGAGCACTGTGATTTTCAAAGAAAATAGTGAAAATCTTGATTCTTGAGGGTacattgttttcttatttttttaagaGACAACATCTTTATTTTCTAGAAAAACAATTTGGAAAAGACCAAACACATGTTGATTGACATTTTCTAATATTATGGAGATGGAAAACTGAAAACACTAAAACCATATTGTTACTCTCTTATTGTCCGTTCggttagtttttgtttttttagaaaacaaaaaaatgtctattttaattttaattttctattgtcAGTGAATTTagctatttttttgtttcctgtGTTTTCCAAAATGAATAATCAAACgtgttttctgggttgttttctgtttttaaaaaatgaaaacagaaaatgcaTGAAAATAGCATATATACCGAGGAGACTATGTCAAAAACCAGTTTTTATTATGGTGACATTAAAATTTATAGTATTTTAAAAGTAAAAATGATGAAGCAATGCACAAATCTAAGTTGGATACTCTATTTTCCCCCTACTTTCCTTTATGATGacaataataagaaaataatcaaaatcTCTAACTCCATTATCGCCTTTATTATCTTCCTTCTGTACTTCAAATTTGGTATTTCATTTCATATAAAAAGTTTACCTAAAAATTTCAATTGTTTTCAAGCAAGACAAACATTTATGGTTAAACTTGGATTAATGAAGGTTCGTAGTGGTTGGGAAGAGGCGAGTTTGCAAGGATTTCGAAAGAAAATTTGTAGAACTCTCACAAATCTTTTCCTCTACAACCATCGCGAACATTCCTCTCAAACTTAGCCTAAGATTTTTAGATAAACATTACCACTTGCTCGTGCAACTTTTTTCTTGATTCAGGTTGTTCTTGGAAGGACTGGAAAAGTATGGAAAAGGAGACTGGCGGAGCATTTCCAGAAATTGTGTCATAAGCAAGACTCCAACTCAAGTTGCTAGTCATGCGCAAAAACATTTCCTTCGCCTTGAAAAAAATTTGGCTTCTTCTACTACTTCAAGACCTGGAAGGAACCCAACAACCTCAAACACTGATCAAGCTGCACCGCCATCTGCCAATGTTTCTGCTCCGCCATCACCACCGCCTTTCATGCCCATCGATACTTCACTACTGACAACATCGTTGCCTTCTTTCTCCGACTTGAGTACCATTGAAGAACTGGATCAACTTTTGGCATCATATACCCCTTCCGATGATCGCCAGCAGTGAAGCTGAGGCAGAGACTGACATGGAATGAGACTTATAGCTCATATGATGGATggttatatacatataagtaATTTCATTTGCTTTATGACTATATATTTGAAGGTTTTTATTTCAAAGTTTATCTTAATTTCTATGGATGATTAAGGATATTATTCTGATAAAGATATTAAGCTATGTTTGATATATGGTGTATTTGTATTACTATTTTCATAAATGCTTGTTTTCATCATGATGTTATGCAGGTATTATATTCTTTCTTGTCTAAGAGAGGTAAAACCGTATTGCTTTGGCTAATTGGCTCTGTGTTATCCTTGAGAATATGATAGATTTGAGGAGGTATGCTTATGTTGAGCGTCGGTGtatacttcaatttttttttttcccctttctaaGTATACATTTCAATTCTTTTGATGGCTCTGTGCATGGTATGGGTTATATTTAATTTGACCCAATTAATTATTATGTCGTCAGGTGGGAAATTTGTGTGCGTTTGGACCTAATGatccgagtttagactcatatcagatgttcaaaagatcaaaaaaaaaaaaaaaactcctacaATATTTTGTTGTTGCAATTCAGCACAAAAGGAGTTAATTAAACCATCATTTTATTAGCAGCACTACAAGAAAACAGGAAATTTGCGTCGCTAATTCGTTGTTGATATCCGTCGCTGAATGAGGCGTGAATTAGCGCCAATATTCCATTGCAAATAGGTTTAATTTTTGTTAACTTTTGTGATGGAAAATTTACGAAATTTAGTTTCTAATTTTAGGTTTTAGCGATGAAATTATTTCCGTCTCAAAATTCTGTTGCAAAGAAGTTCTTTTCTTGTAGTGTGCAGATTCAAGAAGTTCTTTTCTTGTAGTGTTCATGAACGTATTTTTTAGACAATTATAATGCTATCTTGAATTCTTTAAAGTGGTATTCAATATGGCAACAAATTAGGAATTCTAATCTTGTTGGCCTTCAATTAAGTTTGAGTATAATAATCAGCAACACATTTTGGCTTCAATTTCACACACCAACATATTAAGTGATCCACATAATTAACagattttattgtttaattatttatacTAAATAAGCCTTGACTtggcaatatatatacatatagttcAATATATAATTGTGCTAATCCTCCTTGAAAAATTTATACTATGAGCAATTTGTTTGAGAAAGATATATGAGTGATAATTGAGAAGATAATAATTTCTCAGTTTTATTTGATAAATATTGTAAATATTACACATTTTGTGCAAGTGTTGGCTCTCTTTCTTTCTGCGAACTAAACAGCTGCTACTTGTCCCCATTTATGACCACAAAAGATCAAGCTTACCGTATTATCACCAAtcattcctttttttcttcgaCCGACAATACATAATCACCAGATATAATGactaaaaaatgaatgaaaaatagaTAAATCACACAACTATAACTCATATTAACATATATCATATTCATACAAACGAGAGAtggttcgattga is from Tripterygium wilfordii isolate XIE 37 chromosome 14, ASM1340144v1, whole genome shotgun sequence and encodes:
- the LOC120014090 gene encoding transcription factor DIVARICATA-like — protein: MDPISSSPVPPLQTQTQYWTFEENKLFENALTEFDHVFPDLFEKIACRLPGKTIDQIKQHYENLVYDVEMIEAGFVPLPNYEESNARVNLSSAPGVGCQANNQNQRRKPNPWTPEEHKLFLEGLEKYGKGDWRSISRNCVISKTPTQVASHAQKHFLRLEKNLASSTTSRPGRNPTTSNTDQAAPPSANVSAPPSPPPFMPIDTSLLTTSLPSFSDLSTIEELDQLLASYTPSDDRQQ